A region of Salmo salar chromosome ssa17, Ssal_v3.1, whole genome shotgun sequence DNA encodes the following proteins:
- the LOC106561315 gene encoding achaete-scute homolog 1b, with protein sequence METTTITTTQMAQNAYTFGLMERRTTITLHAPAQDCALPNDTTAAGYQSKTTVLKRQRSSSPELLRCKRRLSFNGLGYSIPQQLPVAVARRNERERNRVKQVNMGFQTLRQHVPNGAANKKMSKVETLRSAVEYIRALQQLLDEHDAVSAAFQCGVPSPTISNSYSAEPESPHSTCSSDEGSYEPLSSEEQELLDFTTWFDRY encoded by the coding sequence ATGGagactaccaccatcaccaccacccaaaTGGCGCAGAACGCATACACATTTGGACTGATGGAGAGGCGCACCACCATTACCTTGCACGCCCCAGCCCAGGATTGCGCTCTCCCTAACGACACCACTGCAGCCGGGTACCAAAGCAAGACCACGGTGCTGAAAAGACAGCGCTCCAGCTCCCCGGAGCTCCTGCGCTGCAAGCGGCGTCTCAGCTTTAACGGACTCGGCTACTCCATCCCCCAGCAGCTGCCCGTAGCCGTGGCCCGGCGGAACGAGCGCGAGAGGAACCGGGTCAAACAAGTCAACATGGGCTTCCAGACGCTGCGTCAGCACGTGCCCAACGGGGCAGCCAACAAGAAGATGAGCAAAGTGGAGACGCTGCGGTCCGCCGTGGAATATATTCGAGCCCTGCAGCAGCTACTAGACGAGCATGATGCAGTGTCTGCCGCCTTCCAGTGCGGGGTGCCTTCCCCTACCATCTCCAACAGCTACTCCGCCGAGCCGGAGTCACCCCACTCCACCTGTTCCTCCGATGAGGGGAGCTATGAGCCCCTGAGCTCCGAGGAGCAGGAACTGCTGGACTTTACCACCTGGTTCGACAGATATTGA